A single genomic interval of Lathyrus oleraceus cultivar Zhongwan6 chromosome 7, CAAS_Psat_ZW6_1.0, whole genome shotgun sequence harbors:
- the LOC127106644 gene encoding copper transporter 1, producing MDMHSGHDGMAMAPSSSSSSTNGTMTTGHKMQGMMHMTFYWGKDALILFDQWPAGNSGMYALALIIVFFMSVFIELLSHTRIIKPGSNPVVAGLVQTLLHVVRVGLAYLVMLALMSFNGGVFLVAVLGHAIGFFLCGSAFRKQHLDEPYDLPPMSC from the coding sequence ATGGATATGCACAGCGGCCACGATGGAATGGCCATGGCACCAAGCTCATCATCATCATCTACCAATGGAACCATGACGACGGGTCATAAGATGCAAGGCATGATGCACATGACATTTTATTGGGGAAAGGATGCGTTGATTCTCTTCGACCAATGGCCTGCTGGTAATTCTGGTATGTATGCATTGGCGTTGATCATTGTTTTCTTCATGTCGGTATTCATCGAGTTACTCTCCCACACACGGATCATCAAACCCGGTTCAAACCCTGTTGTTGCCGGTCTGGTTCAGACGCTTTTGCATGTTGTTAGGGTTGGCTTAGCTTATTTGGTTATGTTGGCACTCATGTCTTTCAATGGAGGTGTCTTCTTGGTTGCTGTGCTTGGTCATGCTATTGGATTCTTCTTATGTGGCAGTGCTTTCAGAAAACAACACCTTGATGAGCCTTATGATCTTCCTCCAATGTCTtgttaa